A DNA window from Hypanus sabinus isolate sHypSab1 chromosome 27, sHypSab1.hap1, whole genome shotgun sequence contains the following coding sequences:
- the c27h1orf159 gene encoding uncharacterized protein C1orf159 homolog encodes MCEVGEAGREFPRDLLAVSVSFALMVAASALAGTPPPSIPPVVPGGCCAELLDEIGLCPPSSLCHSDCYRHWFENGSSTCIRCVNGTSVHPSANQTACVNLHFSYNGKVSNDTTMGPTILKIGGPEIAALVCLGTLAISSLLILSVAAFFYLKRSKRLPFLFYQQGKDSILQPSEMAEMMRSSVRSVRKQRYSRRERMSASATSAATVNDI; translated from the exons GCTGGCCGTGAATTTCCACGGGACCTCCTGGCCGTGAGCGTGTCTTTCGCCCTGATGGTGGCTGCATCCGCCCTGGCCGGGACGCCGCCGCCTTCG ATCCCTCCAGTTGTTCCCGGTGGATGCTGTGCGGAACTCCTGGATGAGATCGGCCTCTGTCCTCCAAGCAGCCTTTGTCATTCAG ACTGTTACAGACATTGGTTCGAGAATGGCAGCTCCACCTGCATTAGGTGTGTGAACGGGACGTCAGTACATCCATCAGCCAATCAGACAGCGTGCGTTAACT TGCATTTCAGCTACAACGGAAAAGTATCAAACGACACCACTATGGGCCCAACCATCCTTAAAATTG GGGGACCAGAAATTGCTGCCTTGGTGTGTCTCGGAACACTCGCTATCAGTTCTCTCTTAATTTTGTCCGTGGCTGCTTTTTTCTACCTCAAACGGTCGAAGAGGCTCCCGTTTTTGTTTTACCAACAAGGCAAAG ATTCCATTCTTCAGCCAAGTGAGATG gCAGAAATGATGAGGAGTTCCGTTCGATCAG TCAGAAAGCAGAGATATTCCAGAAGGGAGCGCATGTCTGCGTCTGCGACCTCGGCTGCCACTGTGAACGACATTTGA